The Streptomyces luteogriseus genome includes a window with the following:
- a CDS encoding phytoene desaturase, with the protein MRTVAGPTDHVVVVGAGLSGLACALHLLGAGRRVTLVERDAGPGGRAGRARLGDYLVDTGPTVLTMPQLADEAFAAVGESLDRHVELLPLHPAYRAGFADGTSLDVHTDGDAMEAEVRRFAGPAEAAGYRRLREWLERLYRAQMRRFIDTNFDSPFQLAHPDLARLAALGGFGRLDGAIGRFLSDARLRRVFSFQALYAGVAPARALAAYAVIAYMDTVAGVWFPKGGMHALPRAMADVAAGAGAELRWSAEVSALERSAGRVRAVRLASGERIPCDAVVLTCELPAAHRLLGRAPRRPVRLRHSPSAVVLHAGTDRTWPQLAHHTLSFGAAWERTFDELTRSGTLMSDPSLLITRPTTHDPSLAPPGRHLHYVLAPCPNTAVGPSATAWRDLGPRYRDSLLAELERRGLHGFGDSIEEELLVTPLDWTAQGHAAGSPFSVSHTFAQTGPFRPRNLVRGLDNVVLAGCGTTPGVGVPTVLISGKLAAARVTGGGTRASRPSNRRPTAPTGAGAHDPS; encoded by the coding sequence GGCTCGGTGACTATCTGGTGGACACCGGGCCCACCGTGCTGACGATGCCGCAGCTGGCCGACGAGGCGTTCGCCGCCGTCGGCGAGAGCCTCGACCGCCACGTCGAGCTGCTGCCCCTGCACCCCGCCTACCGGGCGGGCTTCGCGGACGGGACCTCACTCGACGTGCACACCGACGGCGACGCCATGGAGGCGGAGGTGCGGCGCTTCGCCGGACCGGCGGAGGCGGCGGGCTACCGCAGGCTGCGGGAGTGGCTGGAGCGGCTGTACCGGGCGCAGATGCGCCGCTTCATCGACACCAACTTCGACTCGCCCTTCCAACTGGCCCACCCGGACCTGGCCCGGCTGGCGGCGCTCGGCGGTTTCGGGCGCCTCGACGGCGCGATCGGCCGCTTCCTCTCCGACGCCCGCCTGCGCCGCGTCTTCTCCTTCCAGGCCCTGTACGCCGGGGTGGCACCGGCCCGGGCGCTGGCGGCCTACGCGGTGATCGCCTACATGGACACCGTGGCCGGCGTCTGGTTCCCCAAGGGCGGCATGCACGCCCTGCCCCGCGCGATGGCGGACGTGGCGGCCGGGGCCGGTGCCGAGCTGCGCTGGTCGGCCGAGGTGAGCGCGCTGGAACGCTCGGCGGGCCGGGTGCGGGCCGTCCGCCTCGCCTCGGGCGAGCGCATCCCGTGCGACGCGGTGGTGCTGACCTGCGAACTGCCCGCCGCGCACCGGCTGCTGGGCCGGGCACCCCGGCGCCCGGTACGGCTGCGGCACTCGCCGTCCGCGGTGGTCCTGCACGCGGGAACCGACCGCACCTGGCCCCAGCTCGCCCACCACACGCTGTCCTTCGGCGCCGCGTGGGAGCGCACCTTCGACGAACTGACCCGCTCGGGAACGCTGATGAGCGACCCGTCCCTGCTGATCACCCGTCCCACCACGCACGACCCCTCGCTGGCACCGCCGGGCCGCCACCTCCACTACGTCCTGGCGCCCTGCCCCAACACCGCCGTCGGCCCCTCCGCCACCGCCTGGCGCGACCTGGGCCCGCGCTACCGCGACAGCCTGCTCGCCGAGCTGGAACGCCGCGGCCTCCACGGGTTCGGCGACAGCATCGAGGAGGAACTGCTGGTGACCCCGCTCGACTGGACGGCCCAGGGCCACGCGGCGGGCAGCCCCTTCTCCGTCTCCCACACCTTCGCCCAGACCGGGCCCTTCCGGCCGCGCAACCTCGTCCGCGGGCTGGACAACGTGGTGCTCGCCGGCTGCGGGACCACACCCGGTGTCGGCGTACCGACCGTGCTCATCAGCGGCAAACTCGCCGCCGCCCGCGTCACCGGGGGCGGCACCCGGGCGAGCAGGCCTTCGAACCGCCGCCCGACCGCCCCGACCGGAGCAGGTGCCCATGACCCGTCGTGA
- a CDS encoding phytoene/squalene synthase family protein, with product MTRRELDAAGITDPGLRAAYTRCRQLNARHGRTYFLATRLLPLERRSAVHALYGFARWADDIVDDLDRRRTPDEPGLQLTRLEGDLAHALRTGGGTEPVVRAVADTADRYGIEVDLFADFLASMRADLTVTDYPTYADLRAYMHGSAAVIGLQMLPVLGTVVPREEAAPHAAALGVAFQLTNFLRDVGEDLDRGRLYLPADLLTAHGVDRPLLEWSRRSGRGDPRIRAALVAAEALTRDVYRDAEPGIAMLDPRVRPCIRTAFTLYGGILDAIARHDYTVLHHRAVVPRRRRAATAAAGVLRVARARWHAAPAADPVALERKGPGHG from the coding sequence ATGACCCGTCGTGAACTGGACGCCGCCGGGATCACCGACCCCGGCCTGCGCGCCGCCTACACCCGGTGCCGGCAGCTCAACGCCCGGCACGGCCGGACCTACTTCCTGGCCACCCGCCTACTGCCGCTGGAACGCCGTTCCGCGGTGCACGCGCTGTACGGCTTCGCCCGCTGGGCCGACGACATCGTCGACGACCTGGACCGGCGCCGGACCCCGGACGAGCCGGGCCTGCAGCTGACGCGGCTGGAGGGCGACCTCGCGCACGCGCTGCGCACCGGCGGCGGGACCGAACCGGTGGTCCGGGCCGTGGCCGACACCGCGGACCGTTACGGCATCGAGGTGGACCTGTTCGCCGACTTCCTCGCCTCGATGCGCGCCGACCTGACCGTCACGGACTACCCGACCTACGCCGACCTGCGGGCCTACATGCACGGCTCGGCCGCGGTGATCGGCCTGCAGATGCTGCCGGTGCTCGGCACGGTCGTCCCGCGCGAGGAGGCGGCACCGCACGCGGCGGCCCTCGGCGTGGCGTTCCAGCTGACCAACTTCCTGCGGGACGTGGGCGAGGACCTCGACCGCGGTCGCCTCTACCTGCCCGCCGACCTGCTCACCGCCCACGGCGTGGACCGGCCGCTCCTGGAGTGGAGCAGGCGCAGCGGGCGCGGCGACCCGCGCATCCGGGCGGCACTCGTGGCCGCCGAGGCCCTGACCAGGGACGTGTACCGGGACGCGGAACCGGGCATCGCGATGCTCGACCCGCGGGTACGCCCCTGCATCAGGACCGCGTTCACGCTCTACGGCGGCATCCTCGACGCGATCGCCCGGCACGACTACACCGTGCTGCACCACCGGGCGGTGGTACCCCGCCGGCGACGGGCGGCCACCGCCGCGGCCGGTGTCCTCAGGGTGGCCCGCGCGCGGTGGCACGCGGCGCCCGCGGCGGACCCCGTCGCACTGGAACGGAAAGGACCGGGCCATGGCTGA
- a CDS encoding DUF5914 domain-containing protein, with the protein MADRADHARWTSPLRRRRGPGWAEQTPTWRAARPALIADTLKRASARPSGNWFVAGASREVRPGSPCGRTVGGVEVVLWRSRSGELRAGPGACPHLGAPLRDSRVVCGTLVCHWHGLALDGSPFAGWQPYPAHDDGVLVWVRLDAVGGEEPTERPVVPDRPAPGSGVDAVYTAVGRCEPQDVVANRLDPWHGSWFHPYSFVDLTVVREPLGEPQGDEDDAFEVDVSFRVAGRLVVPVRAQFTAPEPRTVVMRITDGEGATSVVETHATPLTATDAELPRTAVIEAVVAASDRRGFALARAAAPVLRPLMRRTAGRLWRDDLAYAERRWELRSTGRFPG; encoded by the coding sequence ATGGCTGACCGGGCGGACCATGCACGCTGGACCTCACCGCTGCGGCGGCGCCGCGGCCCCGGCTGGGCGGAGCAGACACCGACCTGGCGCGCGGCCCGGCCGGCGCTGATCGCCGACACCCTCAAACGCGCCTCCGCCCGGCCCTCCGGCAACTGGTTCGTGGCCGGGGCCTCCCGGGAGGTGCGCCCCGGCAGCCCCTGCGGCAGGACCGTAGGCGGCGTCGAAGTGGTGCTGTGGCGCTCGCGGTCGGGCGAGCTCCGGGCCGGTCCCGGGGCCTGCCCGCACCTCGGTGCTCCGCTGCGGGACAGCCGGGTGGTGTGCGGCACGCTGGTGTGCCACTGGCACGGACTGGCCCTGGACGGCTCCCCGTTCGCCGGCTGGCAGCCGTACCCCGCCCACGACGACGGGGTGCTGGTGTGGGTACGGCTGGACGCGGTGGGCGGTGAGGAGCCGACGGAGCGGCCCGTGGTCCCGGACCGTCCCGCGCCGGGCAGCGGAGTGGACGCCGTGTACACGGCGGTCGGGCGGTGCGAACCGCAGGACGTGGTGGCCAACCGGCTCGACCCGTGGCACGGCTCCTGGTTCCACCCGTACTCCTTCGTCGATCTGACGGTCGTGAGGGAGCCGCTGGGCGAGCCTCAGGGCGACGAGGACGACGCCTTCGAGGTGGACGTCTCCTTCCGGGTGGCGGGCCGTCTGGTGGTGCCCGTACGGGCCCAGTTCACCGCGCCGGAGCCGCGCACCGTCGTCATGCGCATCACCGACGGCGAGGGCGCCACGTCCGTGGTGGAGACCCATGCGACGCCGCTGACCGCCACGGACGCGGAGCTGCCTCGGACGGCCGTGATCGAGGCCGTCGTCGCCGCTTCGGACCGGCGCGGCTTCGCCCTGGCCCGGGCCGCCGCCCCCGTGCTGCGGCCCCTGATGCGGCGCACCGCCGGACGCCTGTGGCGCGACGACCTCGCCTACGCCGAGAGGCGCTGGGAGCTGCGCAGCACCGGGCGGTTTCCCGGGTGA
- a CDS encoding FAD-dependent oxidoreductase, which produces MSTREAARRGRDRKAEVLMPAPGRDRFAPGDAPSVAVVGGGIAGLAAATGLAERGARVTLYEREESLGGRLAGHPTRLADGSEVTMSRGFHAFFRQYYNLRGLLRRTDPALTRLTPLPDYPLRHSGGLTDSFARVPRTPPLSALGFVALSPTFGRRDLAALDARAALPLLDVRVPDVYARFDQVSATDFLERIRFPEAAHHLAFEVFSRSFFADPSELSAAELMLMFHIYFLGSSEGLLFDVPDEPFPQALWEPLGDYLRRLGATIRTGTSVLAVEPGGTGGAEVRTGTGTDRHDAVVLALDTGGLRRVVAASPGLGTPPWRDGIAALRAAPPFLVSRLWLDRPVRADRPGFLGTSGYGGLDNISVLERYEGEAARWAAKNTGSVVELHAYAVGPGADRESVQDALLGQLRRIYPETREARVVDARHEWRSDCPLFPVGTHHRRPTVRTPHSWLTLAGDGLRCDLPVALMERAATTGFLASNELLAGWGVRGQVLWTVPRAGRSPLLRALAALAERRVRR; this is translated from the coding sequence ATGAGCACCCGTGAGGCCGCCCGCCGCGGCCGGGACCGCAAGGCCGAGGTCCTGATGCCCGCGCCCGGCCGGGACCGGTTCGCGCCCGGGGACGCGCCGTCCGTCGCCGTCGTGGGCGGCGGCATCGCCGGACTCGCCGCGGCCACCGGACTGGCCGAACGCGGCGCCCGGGTGACCCTCTACGAACGCGAGGAATCCCTGGGCGGCCGCCTCGCCGGGCACCCCACCCGGCTGGCCGACGGCTCCGAGGTGACCATGAGCCGCGGCTTCCACGCCTTCTTCCGCCAGTACTACAACCTGCGCGGCCTGCTACGGCGCACCGACCCCGCCCTCACCCGCCTCACCCCGCTGCCCGACTACCCCCTGCGGCACAGCGGCGGACTGACCGACAGCTTCGCCCGCGTCCCGCGCACCCCGCCCCTCAGCGCCCTCGGCTTCGTAGCCCTCAGCCCCACCTTCGGCCGCCGCGACCTCGCCGCCCTGGACGCCCGGGCGGCGCTGCCGCTGCTGGACGTGCGCGTGCCCGACGTGTACGCGCGTTTCGACCAGGTCAGCGCGACCGACTTCCTGGAGCGCATCCGCTTCCCCGAGGCCGCGCACCACCTGGCCTTCGAGGTGTTCTCGCGCAGCTTCTTCGCCGACCCGTCCGAACTGTCCGCCGCCGAACTGATGCTGATGTTCCACATCTACTTCCTCGGCTCCTCGGAGGGGCTGCTCTTCGACGTACCCGACGAGCCCTTCCCCCAGGCCCTGTGGGAGCCGCTCGGCGACTACCTCCGGCGCCTCGGTGCGACCATCCGTACCGGCACTTCCGTACTCGCAGTGGAGCCCGGCGGCACCGGTGGGGCCGAGGTGCGCACCGGCACCGGCACCGACCGGCACGACGCGGTGGTGCTCGCGCTCGACACCGGGGGGCTGCGCCGGGTCGTCGCCGCCTCGCCCGGCCTGGGCACCCCACCATGGCGCGACGGCATCGCCGCCCTGCGCGCCGCCCCGCCGTTCCTCGTCTCACGGCTCTGGCTCGACCGGCCGGTCCGCGCCGACCGACCCGGCTTCCTCGGCACCAGCGGCTACGGCGGCCTCGACAACATCAGCGTCCTGGAACGCTACGAGGGCGAGGCCGCCCGCTGGGCCGCGAAGAACACCGGTTCGGTCGTGGAGCTGCACGCCTACGCCGTCGGCCCCGGCGCGGACCGGGAGAGCGTGCAGGACGCGCTGCTCGGGCAGTTGCGGCGGATCTACCCGGAGACCCGGGAGGCGCGCGTCGTCGACGCCCGGCACGAGTGGCGCTCGGACTGCCCGCTCTTCCCGGTCGGCACCCACCACCGGCGGCCCACCGTACGGACCCCCCACTCGTGGCTGACGCTGGCCGGCGACGGGCTGCGCTGCGACCTGCCGGTGGCTCTGATGGAACGCGCCGCCACCACCGGCTTCCTGGCGTCCAACGAACTGCTCGCCGGGTGGGGTGTCCGCGGCCAGGTGCTGTGGACCGTGCCGCGGGCGGGCCGCTCTCCGCTGCTGCGGGCACTCGCCGCGCTCGCGGAGCGTCGGGTGCGCCGGTGA
- a CDS encoding class I SAM-dependent methyltransferase: MTLLRDRDLAHAFDHASRTYDRLTGLNPGYRADLLRSARRLRLPGDGAGLHLLDLGCGTGASTRALLRAAPRARITAVDASAGMLRRALAKPWPDSVRFLHLSAEELSTVSEGPAPSAEELDTAGEGPFDAVFAAYLFRNVSDPDGVLGTVRGLLRPGGRLAVHEYSLGGSPAHRALWTALCQGVIIPAGTLTGDRALYRHLWHSVLDFDTAAAFTGRLTRAGFTGARALPLAGWQTGITHTFLATAGETAR, translated from the coding sequence ATGACCCTGCTGCGCGACCGCGACCTGGCCCACGCCTTCGACCACGCGTCCCGCACCTACGACCGCCTCACCGGCCTCAACCCGGGGTACCGCGCCGACCTGCTGCGCTCGGCCCGCCGGCTGAGGCTCCCCGGGGACGGGGCCGGACTGCACCTGCTCGACCTGGGCTGCGGCACCGGTGCCTCCACCCGGGCCCTGCTGCGGGCCGCACCCCGGGCGCGGATCACCGCCGTGGACGCCTCCGCGGGCATGCTGCGCCGGGCGCTGGCCAAGCCGTGGCCCGACAGCGTGCGGTTCCTGCACCTGAGCGCCGAGGAACTCTCGACGGTCAGTGAAGGGCCCGCCCCGAGCGCCGAGGAACTCGACACGGCCGGTGAAGGCCCCTTCGACGCGGTCTTCGCCGCCTACCTGTTCCGCAACGTCTCCGACCCGGACGGCGTCCTCGGCACGGTGCGCGGACTGCTGCGGCCGGGCGGGCGCCTCGCCGTCCACGAGTACAGCCTCGGCGGCTCGCCCGCGCACCGGGCGCTGTGGACGGCCCTCTGCCAGGGAGTGATCATCCCCGCGGGCACCCTCACCGGTGACCGGGCCCTGTACCGGCACCTGTGGCACAGCGTCCTCGACTTCGACACCGCCGCCGCCTTCACCGGGCGGCTGACGCGGGCCGGTTTCACGGGTGCGCGGGCCCTTCCCCTCGCCGGATGGCAGACCGGCATCACGCACACGTTCCTGGCCACGGCGGGGGAAACCGCCCGATGA
- a CDS encoding lycopene cyclase family protein has product MSQGPVGTSDVVIVGGGAAGLSLAHRLVADGVATVTVVEQPDGPARPAERTWCYWDHADGDGDGDGDGDGDGTGDDFGEAVTATWPLLRVHGPDGGPLTVDPAPSRYRMVRSRAFERLVHARLERSPGGRVLRATADSVRDIPGGAEVRCTAADGRTLTLRSRYVFDSRPLPALPPARTRLLQHFRGWFVRTGTDRFDPAVADLMDFRVPQPRHGLAFGYVLPLAPDRALVEYTEFSRTPLTTAAYEATLGHYAREVLRLGEFTVDTAEQGVIPMTDARFPRRAGAAVFRIGTAGGATRPATGYTFAAVQRHSRAIAAALRDGKGSVPAPHGRRALAMDAVLLRALDTGRIDGPAFFTGLFRRTPPQRLLRFLDGATSVREEWGIGLRTPVGPMLRTALEVPFLPRRPHPAPGTGESPR; this is encoded by the coding sequence GTGAGCCAGGGGCCCGTCGGCACGTCGGACGTGGTGATCGTCGGGGGCGGAGCCGCCGGCCTCAGCCTCGCGCACCGACTGGTCGCGGACGGCGTCGCGACCGTGACCGTGGTGGAGCAGCCGGACGGTCCCGCGCGCCCTGCGGAGCGGACCTGGTGCTACTGGGACCATGCCGACGGTGACGGTGACGGTGACGGTGACGGTGACGGTGACGGCACCGGCGACGACTTCGGCGAGGCGGTCACCGCCACCTGGCCCCTGCTTCGGGTGCACGGCCCCGACGGCGGCCCGCTCACCGTCGACCCGGCCCCCTCGCGCTACCGCATGGTGCGTTCCCGGGCGTTCGAGCGGCTGGTGCACGCCCGGCTGGAGCGTTCGCCCGGCGGGCGGGTCCTCCGGGCCACTGCGGACTCGGTGCGCGACATCCCCGGGGGCGCGGAGGTCCGCTGCACCGCGGCCGACGGCCGCACGCTGACGCTGCGCTCCCGGTACGTGTTCGACTCGCGGCCCCTGCCCGCCCTGCCCCCGGCCCGGACGCGGCTGTTGCAGCACTTCCGCGGCTGGTTCGTGCGCACCGGCACCGACCGGTTCGACCCGGCGGTGGCCGACCTCATGGACTTCCGGGTCCCCCAGCCGCGGCACGGGCTCGCCTTCGGCTACGTCCTGCCGCTGGCCCCGGACCGGGCGCTGGTCGAGTACACCGAGTTCTCCCGGACCCCGCTGACCACCGCGGCCTACGAGGCGACGCTCGGCCACTACGCCCGCGAGGTGCTGCGCCTGGGCGAGTTCACCGTGGACACGGCCGAGCAGGGCGTCATCCCCATGACCGACGCCCGCTTCCCCAGGCGGGCCGGAGCGGCCGTCTTCCGCATCGGGACGGCGGGCGGAGCGACCCGCCCCGCCACCGGCTACACCTTCGCCGCCGTGCAGCGGCACAGCCGGGCCATCGCCGCCGCCCTGCGGGACGGCAAGGGCAGCGTGCCCGCACCGCACGGGCGCCGGGCGCTCGCCATGGACGCCGTGCTGCTGCGGGCCCTGGACACCGGGCGGATCGACGGCCCCGCGTTCTTCACCGGCCTGTTCCGCCGTACGCCCCCACAGCGCCTGCTGCGTTTCCTCGACGGCGCCACCTCGGTCCGCGAGGAGTGGGGCATCGGACTGCGCACCCCCGTCGGCCCGATGCTCCGCACCGCACTCGAAGTGCCCTTCCTGCCCCGCCGCCCCCACCCAGCCCCAGGAACCGGAGAGAGCCCCCGATGA
- a CDS encoding MerR family transcriptional regulator, whose amino-acid sequence MGVHERDSRRRGPESAPTDAGLTTGEVARRLGVAPTTVRTWDRRYGLGPDAHTGGRHRRWTATDVARLERMCALTATGIPPAEAARTVLGEATQEAGSATEPDAGAVGLTAPASPPPPPSVPARSRAGSGLRLGDVRQECKGIARAALRLDAAALDELLEAAIAEHGLVAAWTEVIMPTLQAVGRKWESSGEKYVEVEHFLSWHVSGALRRGAPPAAADGPGATTVLACVPGENHTLPLEVLAAALAERGLPVRMFGGALPVESLVTAVRRTGPAAVALWAQSRTTASRPLAQHVAAMEWGVRGARRKPVVLTIGPGWSGRTVTGLPRPRGLAEAVAVLESVVSR is encoded by the coding sequence ATGGGTGTACACGAACGGGACAGCCGGCGCCGCGGACCCGAGAGCGCGCCGACCGACGCCGGACTGACCACCGGGGAGGTGGCCAGGCGGCTGGGGGTCGCACCCACCACCGTCCGCACGTGGGACCGGCGCTACGGCCTCGGCCCCGACGCCCACACCGGCGGCCGGCACCGCCGGTGGACGGCGACGGACGTGGCACGACTGGAGCGGATGTGCGCCCTCACGGCGACCGGGATACCGCCCGCCGAGGCGGCGCGCACGGTGCTCGGCGAAGCGACGCAGGAGGCGGGATCCGCGACGGAACCTGATGCCGGGGCGGTCGGGCTGACCGCCCCGGCATCACCGCCACCGCCACCGTCCGTCCCCGCCCGCAGCCGCGCGGGCAGCGGACTGCGCCTCGGTGACGTCCGTCAGGAGTGCAAGGGCATCGCCCGTGCTGCTCTGCGCCTCGACGCCGCCGCGCTGGACGAACTGCTCGAGGCCGCGATCGCCGAGCACGGGCTGGTCGCCGCCTGGACCGAAGTGATCATGCCGACGCTCCAGGCGGTCGGCCGCAAGTGGGAGAGCTCGGGCGAGAAGTACGTCGAGGTCGAGCACTTCCTGTCCTGGCACGTCTCCGGCGCGCTGCGCCGCGGTGCCCCGCCCGCGGCCGCCGACGGCCCGGGCGCGACCACCGTGCTCGCCTGCGTGCCGGGGGAGAACCACACACTGCCCCTGGAGGTGCTGGCCGCCGCGCTGGCCGAACGCGGTCTGCCGGTGCGCATGTTCGGCGGGGCCCTGCCCGTGGAGTCCCTGGTCACGGCCGTACGCAGGACCGGGCCGGCCGCCGTGGCGCTGTGGGCGCAGTCCCGGACGACCGCCAGCCGGCCGCTGGCCCAGCACGTCGCCGCGATGGAGTGGGGGGTACGGGGCGCCCGCCGCAAGCCGGTGGTCCTGACGATCGGGCCCGGCTGGAGCGGCCGGACCGTCACCGGCCTGCCGCGTCCGAGGGGGCTGGCCGAGGCCGTCGCGGTTCTGGAATCGGTGGTGTCGCGCTAG
- a CDS encoding RNA polymerase sigma factor, giving the protein MITNTRLTTPTASTAPAEETRYEEELARGLVAADEEAFAAIYRRWGSLVHTMASRLLGDTYEAEDVTQQVFLGAWHGRAGFRPERGPLGAWLVGITRRKIVDALAARTRRLTLIDSAGRAADTTGPDEAVPDRVLDRVLLVDALARLPRHQREVLCMAFYEDLTQAQIAERTGMPLGTVKSHARRGLHRLRLVIEQPPVPGTGL; this is encoded by the coding sequence ATGATCACGAACACGCGACTCACCACCCCCACCGCGTCCACCGCGCCCGCCGAGGAAACGCGGTACGAGGAGGAGCTGGCCCGTGGCCTCGTCGCCGCCGACGAGGAGGCGTTCGCCGCGATCTACCGGCGCTGGGGCTCGCTCGTCCACACCATGGCCAGCCGACTGCTCGGTGACACGTACGAGGCGGAGGACGTGACCCAGCAGGTCTTCCTCGGTGCCTGGCACGGCCGGGCCGGATTCCGTCCCGAACGGGGCCCGCTCGGCGCCTGGCTGGTCGGCATCACGCGCCGCAAGATCGTCGACGCGCTGGCGGCGAGGACGCGGCGGCTGACGTTGATCGACTCGGCAGGCCGCGCCGCGGACACCACCGGACCCGACGAAGCGGTACCGGACCGCGTCCTGGACCGGGTGCTGCTGGTCGACGCCCTGGCACGGCTGCCGCGGCACCAGCGGGAGGTGCTGTGCATGGCCTTCTACGAGGACCTGACCCAGGCGCAGATCGCGGAGCGGACCGGCATGCCCCTGGGGACGGTCAAGAGCCACGCCCGTCGCGGCCTGCACCGGCTGCGCCTGGTGATCGAGCAGCCCCCGGTCCCCGGCACGGGCCTGTAG
- a CDS encoding DUF4397 domain-containing protein has protein sequence MTSHTRLALAASTGACALALGVSAPALADQEDKAMVSVFHGIPGMTVDVYANGDELIGDFKPGTVTDPQSLDAGTYDIQIFEAGQGPDGTPALEKKIEVPEGANATVAAHLSADGKPQLTAFTNDVSEVDAGKSRLTVRHLAAAPAVDVRAGGQPVFSNLTNPKEDTAEVDAGTINADVVLAGTDTVAIGPADLKLGEGTSNVVYAWGSAEDKNLALATQTFSGMASSPRGVPAGGSGAAVAPNSSDLGPAFAAGAGAVAVAGLLVARRVARRRG, from the coding sequence ATGACCTCTCACACCCGCCTCGCCCTCGCCGCCTCGACCGGTGCCTGTGCCCTGGCCCTCGGCGTCTCCGCGCCCGCCCTTGCCGACCAGGAGGACAAGGCCATGGTGTCCGTCTTCCACGGCATCCCCGGCATGACCGTGGACGTGTACGCCAACGGCGACGAACTGATCGGCGACTTCAAGCCCGGCACGGTGACGGACCCCCAGTCCCTCGACGCCGGGACCTACGACATCCAGATCTTCGAAGCGGGCCAGGGCCCTGACGGAACTCCCGCTCTGGAGAAGAAGATCGAGGTGCCCGAGGGCGCGAACGCCACGGTCGCCGCCCATCTCTCGGCCGACGGCAAACCCCAGTTGACGGCGTTCACCAACGACGTCTCCGAGGTCGACGCCGGCAAGTCCCGTCTGACGGTCCGGCATCTCGCGGCAGCGCCCGCCGTCGACGTCCGGGCCGGCGGACAGCCGGTCTTCAGCAACCTGACCAACCCGAAGGAGGACACCGCCGAGGTCGACGCGGGCACGATCAACGCGGATGTGGTGCTCGCCGGTACGGACACCGTGGCCATAGGCCCGGCCGACCTGAAGCTCGGCGAAGGTACCAGCAATGTCGTCTACGCCTGGGGCAGCGCCGAGGACAAGAACCTCGCCCTGGCGACCCAGACGTTCAGCGGCATGGCGTCCTCGCCCCGTGGCGTCCCCGCGGGCGGCAGCGGTGCCGCCGTCGCACCGAACTCCTCCGACCTCGGGCCGGCTTTCGCCGCCGGGGCCGGAGCGGTCGCGGTGGCGGGCCTGCTGGTGGCCCGCCGGGTCGCCCGCCGGCGTGGCTGA
- a CDS encoding class F sortase — translation MLAPRAGLDARISPVGVTARGDMSVPGDPAVAGWYRHGPAPGSARGSAVLVGHVDTDTGALGEFLALYDMRRGDRIEVRRAGDAPVTYRVVSRLTLPKEDLPPSAFRRSGAPVLTLITCAPPFVPEQGGYASNLVVTAEPVGRTQWPT, via the coding sequence GTGCTCGCACCCCGCGCCGGCCTGGACGCCCGGATCAGCCCGGTGGGCGTGACGGCCCGAGGGGACATGAGCGTCCCCGGCGACCCGGCCGTGGCCGGCTGGTACCGCCACGGCCCCGCGCCGGGCAGTGCCCGGGGTTCGGCCGTCCTCGTCGGGCACGTCGACACCGACACCGGAGCCCTCGGCGAGTTCCTGGCGCTGTACGACATGCGGCGCGGCGACCGGATCGAGGTGCGCCGCGCGGGGGACGCGCCGGTGACCTACCGGGTCGTCTCCCGGCTCACCCTGCCGAAGGAGGACCTACCGCCCTCGGCATTCCGCCGCTCCGGCGCCCCGGTCCTCACCCTCATCACCTGCGCGCCCCCGTTCGTCCCCGAGCAGGGCGGCTACGCATCGAACCTCGTCGTCACGGCGGAACCCGTCGGGAGGACGCAGTGGCCCACGTAG